The following are encoded in a window of Flavobacterium sp. WC2421 genomic DNA:
- a CDS encoding Gfo/Idh/MocA family protein, producing MDFILIIGLGSIGERHLENLIYLGYSNIIIVSKSGNIPSKFSKFVVYQDCQKAITENSISHGFICTPTSNHLEDLTILLENNVSKIYVEKPISHTLSYLDDIGSLAGKCKRLVVGYDLHFDPGLLKIKELLNKNQLGKVFSINATVGQFLPDWRPNQDYLKGMSAKIDKGGGVLLDLVHEFDYLRWLVGKPKNIACIFQNNPSLAIETEDVADVLIHFEGNASGTIHLDYHQKKLVRNCMLTCEKGTIFWDLTKSEVKIIRYDQEDELFSYVGFERNQRYIDSVRAFLDDSKYDNRLTSFDEALVSLKMVVAAKESSISKQFIALN from the coding sequence ATGGATTTTATTTTAATAATTGGGTTGGGTTCCATTGGAGAAAGGCACTTAGAGAATCTCATTTATTTGGGTTATTCCAATATTATTATTGTTAGTAAATCTGGAAATATTCCTTCAAAATTTAGCAAATTTGTTGTTTATCAAGATTGCCAAAAAGCAATTACTGAGAATTCAATTTCGCATGGGTTTATTTGTACTCCTACATCCAATCACTTAGAAGATTTGACTATTTTATTGGAAAATAATGTTTCTAAGATCTACGTGGAAAAACCCATTAGTCATACTCTTTCTTATTTAGACGATATAGGTAGTTTGGCAGGAAAATGCAAAAGGCTTGTAGTTGGTTATGATTTACATTTTGACCCGGGTCTATTAAAAATCAAAGAGTTGCTAAATAAAAATCAATTAGGGAAGGTTTTTTCTATCAATGCCACTGTAGGGCAGTTTTTGCCAGACTGGAGACCTAATCAGGATTATTTGAAAGGGATGAGCGCTAAAATAGATAAAGGGGGTGGAGTACTATTGGATTTAGTTCACGAATTTGATTATTTACGTTGGCTAGTTGGAAAACCTAAGAACATTGCTTGTATTTTTCAAAACAACCCTAGTTTAGCAATAGAAACAGAAGATGTGGCTGATGTTTTGATCCATTTTGAAGGTAATGCATCAGGAACGATTCACTTAGACTATCATCAAAAAAAGTTAGTGCGAAACTGTATGCTTACCTGTGAAAAAGGAACTATTTTTTGGGATTTAACCAAGTCTGAAGTGAAAATTATTCGATACGATCAAGAAGACGAACTGTTTTCTTATGTTGGTTTCGAGAGAAATCAAAGGTATATTGATAGTGTTAGGGCATTTTTAGACGACTCAAAATATGATAATAGATTAACTAGTTTTGATGAAGCACTAGTTAGTTTAAAAATGGTTGTGGCTGCCAAAGAATCTTCAATTTCAAAACAATTCATCGCATTAAATTAA
- a CDS encoding glycosyltransferase family A protein translates to MRVGNNPHKDKTQEQTTFLHQVIIPVYIPNQEGYFKDSLKILKLCLQSLLKTIHNKTYITVINNGSGKMVIEYLDSLYNNGKIHELIHTENIGKLNAILKGLAGNNIELVTISDADVLFLDNWQLETTKVFRALPKAGVVGIVPQFNMFKNKCGTVIFDNLFNKKLQFIPIKSTEGLIRFYDSIGWDRSYNADYLKYSLGLEKNNTTVFVGSGHFVATYKKQMFQEIKSYLHFKLGGNSEEYLDTMPLKYDYWRVTTYDNYAFHMGNVFEDWMSEISHDSNNKIAIDSNFEQNKIANSLIVAVKNKVFFKFLGSAFISRLFYRWKKLPTTMIKNYSTIALSQYKN, encoded by the coding sequence ATGCGAGTAGGTAATAATCCTCATAAAGACAAAACACAAGAACAAACGACCTTCCTTCATCAGGTAATTATTCCAGTTTATATACCTAATCAGGAAGGATATTTTAAAGACAGTTTAAAAATCCTTAAATTGTGCTTGCAATCGCTTTTGAAAACGATTCATAATAAAACTTACATTACGGTTATCAATAATGGGAGTGGTAAAATGGTTATTGAATATCTTGACAGCCTTTACAACAATGGAAAAATCCATGAATTGATTCATACAGAAAATATAGGAAAATTAAATGCTATTCTTAAAGGACTAGCAGGGAATAATATAGAACTGGTGACTATATCGGATGCTGATGTATTGTTTTTAGATAATTGGCAATTGGAAACTACAAAAGTTTTTAGGGCATTACCCAAAGCAGGGGTTGTGGGTATTGTTCCTCAATTTAATATGTTTAAAAATAAGTGCGGTACCGTTATTTTTGATAATTTGTTTAATAAAAAATTACAATTTATCCCAATAAAATCAACAGAAGGGTTAATTCGTTTTTATGATAGTATTGGTTGGGATAGAAGTTATAATGCTGATTATTTGAAATACAGTTTAGGCTTAGAAAAGAATAATACTACTGTTTTTGTAGGTTCGGGGCATTTTGTAGCGACTTATAAAAAGCAAATGTTTCAGGAAATAAAATCCTATTTGCATTTTAAATTAGGAGGGAATTCCGAAGAGTATCTCGACACCATGCCTTTGAAATATGATTATTGGAGGGTAACTACCTATGATAACTATGCCTTTCATATGGGGAATGTTTTTGAAGATTGGATGTCTGAAATCTCACATGATAGTAACAACAAGATTGCAATAGATTCCAATTTTGAACAAAATAAAATCGCTAACAGTTTAATTGTTGCTGTAAAGAATAAGGTGTTTTTTAAATTTTTAGGTAGTGCATTTATTTCTAGGCTATTTTATAGATGGAAAAAATTACCTACAACAATGATTAAAAATTATTCTACAATCGCGTTATCTCAGTATAAAAATTAA
- a CDS encoding glycosyltransferase family 4 protein has product MKIAFLTPEYPHPRTGNSGGIGTSIKNLATGLLAQGCSVRVLVYGQKAEEVFDDNGVCIQQIQNVKLKGISWYLTRKKLQKIIDGLYENKEIDLVEAPDWTGITSFINPEKCPVVIRLNGSDTYFCNLDGRHVKINNKFHEKRAIQKADGLLAVSQFTADKTNEVFGIAEHFTIIPNSIDVATFKKEEAIKELPNTVLYFGSLIRKKGLLELPFIFNELIKENPIAKLILVGKDVPDIISGSGSTWGMMQKLFTKDALLNVDYLGSVPYSEIQKHINRATVCVFPSFAEALPVSWIEAMAMQKSIVASNIGWASDVIDNGLNGFLVSPKEHAVYAEKINILLKNVQLQQEIGLAAREKAIRKFSIDIVAKESVLFYQSLIE; this is encoded by the coding sequence ATGAAAATAGCCTTTTTAACTCCAGAATACCCACATCCTAGGACAGGTAATTCGGGAGGCATAGGTACAAGTATAAAAAACTTGGCTACAGGACTTTTAGCGCAAGGTTGTTCTGTTCGGGTTTTGGTTTATGGTCAGAAAGCAGAAGAGGTTTTTGATGATAATGGAGTTTGTATACAGCAAATACAAAATGTAAAATTAAAAGGAATTTCCTGGTACCTCACTCGTAAAAAACTTCAAAAAATAATTGATGGTTTGTATGAGAACAAAGAAATTGATTTGGTTGAAGCGCCTGATTGGACAGGGATTACTTCTTTTATAAACCCTGAAAAATGTCCTGTTGTCATTCGATTAAACGGTTCTGACACTTATTTTTGTAATTTAGATGGACGTCATGTAAAAATAAATAATAAGTTTCATGAAAAGCGAGCAATACAAAAAGCGGATGGATTACTTGCTGTAAGTCAATTTACAGCTGATAAAACAAATGAAGTTTTTGGAATAGCTGAACATTTTACAATTATACCCAATTCAATTGATGTCGCTACATTTAAAAAGGAGGAAGCCATAAAAGAGTTGCCTAACACGGTTTTGTATTTTGGAAGTTTAATTCGAAAAAAAGGATTATTAGAACTTCCATTCATTTTTAATGAGTTGATTAAAGAAAATCCAATTGCGAAGTTAATTTTAGTAGGTAAAGATGTACCTGATATTATCTCGGGATCAGGCTCCACTTGGGGGATGATGCAAAAGTTGTTTACCAAAGATGCCTTATTAAATGTAGATTATTTAGGAAGTGTACCTTATTCGGAAATACAAAAGCATATTAATCGGGCTACTGTTTGTGTTTTTCCCTCATTTGCCGAAGCTTTACCCGTTTCATGGATAGAAGCAATGGCTATGCAAAAATCAATAGTGGCATCAAATATTGGTTGGGCATCGGATGTGATAGATAACGGATTAAATGGTTTTTTAGTTAGTCCAAAAGAGCATGCCGTTTATGCTGAAAAAATTAATATATTGCTTAAAAATGTTCAATTGCAACAAGAAATTGGTTTGGCTGCCAGAGAAAAAGCCATTCGAAAATTTAGCATTGATATAGTCGCTAAAGAAAGTGTTTTGTTTTATCAATCTTTAATAGAGTAA
- a CDS encoding glycosyltransferase family 2 protein translates to MKEKIFSILISTKNRCEDLRLTLDKLEYLLIREDVECRVYDDGSNDGTFEYVQNNYPNIFLTRNEVTKGYLYCRNQLLNQTKTMYAISLDDDAHFLTKNPLEKIQDYFESNPDCGLIAFRIFWGLTEPINTASIEISQRVQSFVGCAHVWKMKAWNTIPNYPEWFVFYGEEDFASYQLFKKDWEVHYLPAIIVNHRVDLKSRKNNTDYHLRLRSSLRSGWFLCFLFYPKHLIPRKVMYSIWMQIQLKVFKGDFKVVKVIILALSDLFFSIPQILKNSNRLSEDEYIAYQKLEAAKIYWQEEG, encoded by the coding sequence ATGAAAGAAAAAATATTTTCCATACTTATAAGTACCAAAAACAGATGTGAGGATCTCAGATTAACACTTGATAAATTAGAGTATTTGTTGATTCGGGAAGATGTGGAGTGCAGGGTCTATGATGATGGTTCGAATGACGGAACATTTGAATATGTTCAAAATAATTATCCCAATATCTTTTTGACAAGGAATGAGGTTACAAAAGGGTATTTGTATTGTAGGAACCAGTTGCTCAATCAAACAAAAACAATGTATGCCATTTCTCTTGATGATGATGCTCATTTTTTAACAAAAAATCCTTTAGAAAAAATACAAGATTATTTTGAATCCAATCCGGATTGCGGTTTGATTGCTTTCCGGATTTTTTGGGGGCTTACGGAGCCAATAAACACAGCTTCAATTGAGATTTCTCAGCGAGTTCAAAGTTTTGTGGGCTGTGCCCATGTTTGGAAAATGAAAGCATGGAACACTATACCCAATTACCCAGAATGGTTCGTTTTTTATGGAGAAGAAGATTTTGCTTCTTATCAGTTGTTTAAGAAAGATTGGGAAGTACACTATTTACCCGCAATAATAGTCAATCATAGAGTAGATTTGAAATCACGAAAAAATAATACGGATTATCATCTACGTTTGCGAAGTTCTTTACGTTCTGGATGGTTTTTGTGTTTTTTGTTTTACCCCAAACATCTAATTCCTCGAAAAGTGATGTATTCGATATGGATGCAAATACAACTGAAGGTTTTTAAAGGCGATTTCAAAGTGGTGAAGGTTATTATTTTAGCATTATCTGATTTGTTTTTTTCTATTCCACAAATATTAAAAAACAGCAATAGATTATCAGAGGATGAATATATTGCTTATCAAAAACTGGAAGCTGCCAAAATTTATTGGCAAGAAGAAGGCTAA
- a CDS encoding UDP-glycosyltransferase yields MGYEEIRLKQNRLSLFLEVLKNARKEIELNCNIRKSKDTVYDSYRFPFSYASFKSIIKSYIIHFLIQLFDSEKGLKKLRNLIKKTERKTNFYSESYTLLKMQKPALVFCTNQRISLAIAPLLAAQDLKIPTGTFIFSWDNLPKGTMVVETDFYFVWSSHMKKELLYYYPYINENQIIVTGTPQFENHFQKDNIIDKEIFFKQNGLDSSKKYICYSGDDITTSPYDPNYLLDVIKAVRVLNKKGIQLGVIFRRCPVDFSDRFDSILEENKDIVTAIIPNWVKVGEEWNTILPTKDDFILQLNIIAHTELVVNLGSSMVFDYAAHKKPCAYMNYNPVTSDSLSAVDKIYNYIHFRSMPDDAVVWLNSPYEIADKIELMLGDKCENVVEKAQEWFEKINQHPAEEASERIWEAIDKICRKEIC; encoded by the coding sequence ATGGGTTATGAAGAAATTAGACTCAAACAAAATCGATTAAGTCTTTTTTTGGAAGTTTTAAAAAATGCCCGAAAAGAAATTGAACTTAACTGCAATATAAGAAAATCTAAAGATACCGTTTATGATTCGTATCGATTTCCATTTTCCTATGCTAGCTTTAAGTCCATAATAAAAAGTTATATCATCCATTTTTTAATTCAATTATTTGATTCTGAAAAAGGACTGAAAAAGCTAAGAAATCTCATCAAAAAAACAGAAAGGAAAACCAATTTTTATTCTGAATCGTATACCCTTTTAAAGATGCAAAAACCGGCTCTCGTTTTTTGTACCAATCAAAGAATTAGCTTAGCGATAGCTCCATTATTAGCTGCTCAGGATTTAAAAATACCTACAGGTACTTTTATTTTCTCTTGGGATAATTTGCCAAAAGGTACTATGGTAGTAGAAACAGATTTTTATTTTGTTTGGAGTTCCCATATGAAAAAAGAACTTTTATATTATTACCCATATATAAACGAAAACCAAATCATAGTAACTGGAACACCACAGTTTGAAAATCATTTTCAGAAAGACAATATAATTGATAAAGAAATATTTTTTAAGCAAAATGGTTTAGATAGTAGCAAGAAATATATATGTTATTCTGGAGATGATATAACAACCTCACCTTATGATCCAAATTACCTTTTAGATGTAATTAAAGCAGTAAGAGTTTTAAATAAAAAAGGAATTCAATTGGGGGTTATTTTTAGGAGGTGTCCTGTGGATTTTTCAGATAGATTTGATTCTATTTTAGAAGAAAACAAAGATATAGTTACAGCAATTATACCTAATTGGGTTAAAGTTGGTGAAGAATGGAATACTATTCTGCCTACAAAAGACGATTTCATTTTGCAGTTAAATATAATCGCACATACTGAGCTAGTGGTTAATTTAGGTTCTTCTATGGTTTTTGATTACGCCGCTCATAAAAAACCGTGTGCTTATATGAATTATAATCCGGTCACAAGTGATAGTTTGTCTGCAGTTGATAAAATATACAATTATATTCATTTTCGTTCTATGCCTGACGATGCAGTAGTTTGGTTGAATTCTCCATATGAAATTGCGGATAAAATTGAACTGATGTTGGGTGATAAATGTGAAAATGTAGTAGAAAAGGCGCAAGAATGGTTTGAAAAAATTAATCAGCATCCAGCCGAAGAGGCTTCTGAACGTATTTGGGAGGCTATAGATAAAATTTGTAGAAAGGAAATATGTTAA
- a CDS encoding N-acetylneuraminate synthase family protein: MNPFIEIAGRKIGVDYPPLVIAEIGINHEGSLQVAKEMVDAAQRAGVELVKHQTHIVEDEMSAAAKKVIPGNADVSIYEIMERCSLSEADELELKNYVESKGMIFISTPFSRVAANRLQKFNIPAYKIGSGECNNYPLLEHIASFGKPVIMSTGMNTIQSIQKAVAIFDKYKIPVALLHTTNLYPTPIPLVRLGAMTAMHEFFADKVFGLSDHTLNNNACLGAVALGASILERHFTDSMLRTGPDIICSMDEHATKELIISSNEIWQMRGGTKEPAQEEQVTIDFAFATVCSIVPIREGEVFTKDNIWVKRPGTGEILAAHFNDILGKIATRDIQNDDQLKWEDID; the protein is encoded by the coding sequence ATGAATCCATTTATAGAAATTGCAGGTAGAAAAATAGGTGTGGATTACCCACCTTTGGTCATTGCGGAAATCGGTATTAATCATGAAGGTTCTTTACAGGTAGCTAAAGAAATGGTCGATGCTGCCCAAAGAGCAGGTGTTGAGTTGGTTAAGCATCAAACACATATTGTAGAAGACGAAATGAGTGCGGCCGCTAAGAAAGTAATTCCAGGGAATGCAGATGTTAGTATCTATGAAATTATGGAGCGTTGTTCTTTGAGCGAAGCCGATGAATTAGAATTAAAAAATTACGTGGAAAGTAAAGGAATGATTTTTATTTCAACTCCTTTCTCGCGTGTTGCTGCGAATCGATTGCAAAAGTTTAATATTCCAGCATATAAAATAGGTTCTGGGGAGTGTAATAATTATCCCTTACTGGAGCATATCGCTTCTTTTGGGAAACCAGTTATTATGAGTACAGGAATGAACACTATTCAAAGCATTCAAAAAGCGGTGGCCATTTTTGATAAATATAAAATACCAGTAGCTCTATTACATACGACTAATTTGTACCCCACACCTATCCCTTTAGTTCGATTAGGAGCAATGACTGCGATGCATGAATTTTTTGCGGATAAAGTATTTGGATTGTCTGATCATACCTTAAATAATAATGCTTGTTTAGGAGCAGTGGCTTTAGGAGCTAGCATATTAGAAAGGCATTTTACCGATTCTATGCTAAGAACTGGACCAGATATTATTTGCAGTATGGATGAACATGCAACGAAAGAATTAATAATAAGTTCCAATGAAATTTGGCAGATGCGCGGTGGGACTAAAGAACCTGCACAAGAGGAGCAGGTTACCATTGATTTTGCCTTTGCAACAGTATGTTCAATTGTTCCAATCAGAGAAGGAGAAGTGTTTACCAAAGATAACATATGGGTTAAACGTCCTGGTACTGGTGAAATATTGGCAGCGCATTTTAATGATATTTTAGGGAAAATTGCAACTAGAGATATTCAAAATGATGATCAATTAAAGTGGGAAGATATAGATTAA
- a CDS encoding SDR family oxidoreductase has product MKNNLFDLTGKVAFITGGAGLLATEHALALNEYGAKVILADINLDKAKEITRNLQEQECEVDFIKCDVTSKESWENALQYILDKYQKIDILINNAGFTNQSKSKNFDASFEDFPLEDWNAIMNVNLTGAFLGCQVMGSQMLKQQSGAIINIASLYGVVSPNHKMYPGTGISQPVGYSVSKHGVVALTKYLATLWAEKGIRVNSLTPGGIWNGHDGLFLERFKNLNPIGKMSDKSELRGGIVFLASEASSHVVGHNLIIDGGWTAW; this is encoded by the coding sequence ATGAAAAATAATTTATTTGATTTAACAGGCAAAGTTGCTTTCATTACCGGAGGTGCAGGTCTACTTGCAACCGAGCATGCCTTAGCACTAAATGAGTATGGTGCGAAAGTTATTTTGGCCGATATCAATTTAGATAAAGCCAAAGAAATAACTCGTAATTTACAGGAGCAGGAATGTGAGGTTGATTTTATTAAATGTGATGTTACTTCCAAAGAAAGTTGGGAGAACGCATTGCAATATATACTAGATAAATACCAAAAAATAGATATTTTAATAAATAATGCGGGTTTTACCAATCAAAGTAAATCTAAAAATTTTGATGCTTCTTTTGAGGATTTTCCTCTGGAAGACTGGAATGCAATTATGAATGTTAATTTAACAGGTGCTTTTTTGGGATGTCAGGTAATGGGTAGTCAAATGCTCAAGCAGCAATCTGGTGCTATAATTAATATTGCGTCCTTGTATGGGGTGGTTAGTCCCAATCATAAAATGTATCCTGGAACTGGAATTTCTCAACCTGTAGGTTATAGCGTAAGTAAGCACGGTGTAGTTGCATTAACAAAATACCTGGCGACATTGTGGGCAGAAAAGGGGATTAGAGTAAACAGTTTGACTCCTGGAGGCATTTGGAATGGCCATGACGGACTGTTTTTAGAACGATTTAAAAACTTAAATCCCATAGGAAAAATGAGTGACAAATCAGAGTTAAGAGGTGGTATCGTTTTTCTTGCTAGTGAAGCGAGTAGTCATGTTGTGGGACACAATCTAATTATAGATGGTGGGTGGACCGCATGGTAA
- a CDS encoding serine O-acetyltransferase, whose amino-acid sequence MPNPGLKFMTIFRLAQHFRRINRPLFFLFFLWLRNLKVKYGFDISYRTKIGKGFYIGHFGNVVIHGDTIIGDNCNISQGITFGVSNSGNSIGVPTIGNNVFIGPGACVFGNICIGNNVTIGANAVVTNDVPDSHTVLSPSISVINKDLSSFYIHNSDT is encoded by the coding sequence ATGCCAAATCCTGGTCTGAAATTCATGACTATTTTTCGTTTGGCACAGCATTTTAGAAGAATTAATAGACCTTTGTTTTTTCTTTTTTTTCTTTGGCTCCGTAACTTAAAGGTGAAGTATGGATTTGATATATCGTATAGAACAAAAATCGGGAAAGGATTCTATATTGGTCATTTTGGTAATGTAGTGATACATGGAGATACCATAATAGGTGATAACTGCAACATTTCTCAAGGAATAACTTTTGGAGTAAGTAATTCAGGTAATAGTATTGGAGTACCTACAATTGGCAATAATGTTTTTATAGGGCCAGGAGCCTGTGTTTTTGGGAATATATGTATAGGAAATAATGTAACTATAGGAGCCAATGCCGTTGTGACAAATGATGTTCCAGATTCTCATACCGTTTTGAGCCCTTCAATTTCAGTTATCAATAAAGATTTGTCTTCTTTTTACATTCACAACAGCGATACTTAA
- a CDS encoding MBOAT family protein, with the protein MFFNSLSFALFLPIVFVFYWFVFNKNKSTQNSLLIVASYYFYSCWDWRFLFLLVFSTFLDYYTGIQIEKSKSDTNRKFWFWLSISINLGFLGIFKYYNFFASSFSELLNGFGLHSSPLLLNVVLPVGISFYTFHGLSYVIDIYLKRIKAEYNFVDYSLFVSYFPLLVAGPIERATHLLPQVKLKRSFDYEKAKEGVFQFIWGLVKKVVIADTCATYANAIFDHYTSMNSLSLILGAIYFAFQIYGDFSGYSDMALGMSKLFGIDLLKNFNYPYFSRDIAEFWRRWHISLSSWFRDYVYIPLGGSKGSKLKQVRNVFVIFLLSGFWHGANWTFIAWGLINALYFLPLLLLNKNRSNIETVNLEWNLSSIKVVWNILVTFGLSCLAWIFFRANSIEIAFDYIARIFTNRTFIPQYLENERYSYEILGMILLFVLVEWNSKTKIEPISGGYSWVKVVLCLVALLVLGTYSDYKEFIYFQF; encoded by the coding sequence ATGTTTTTTAATTCGTTATCTTTTGCCCTATTTCTCCCTATTGTTTTTGTGTTTTATTGGTTTGTTTTTAATAAAAATAAAAGTACTCAGAATAGCCTATTAATTGTAGCGAGCTACTATTTTTATTCCTGTTGGGATTGGCGTTTTTTGTTTTTATTGGTTTTTTCCACATTTTTGGATTACTATACGGGAATTCAAATTGAAAAATCAAAGTCAGACACTAATCGAAAATTTTGGTTTTGGTTGAGTATTTCAATCAATTTAGGGTTCTTGGGAATCTTTAAATATTATAATTTTTTTGCTAGTTCCTTCTCTGAGTTATTAAATGGGTTTGGGTTGCATTCCAGTCCTTTATTACTTAATGTGGTTTTACCTGTCGGAATTTCTTTTTATACTTTTCATGGATTATCGTACGTTATCGATATCTATTTAAAAAGGATAAAAGCCGAATATAATTTTGTTGATTATTCTTTATTTGTTAGTTATTTTCCACTTCTGGTGGCTGGTCCTATTGAAAGAGCCACCCATTTATTACCGCAAGTAAAATTAAAACGCAGCTTTGATTATGAAAAAGCCAAAGAAGGTGTCTTTCAGTTTATTTGGGGTTTGGTCAAAAAAGTAGTCATTGCAGATACCTGTGCCACTTATGCCAATGCTATTTTTGATCATTATACTTCCATGAATTCGCTATCATTAATTTTAGGGGCTATTTATTTTGCTTTTCAAATTTATGGTGACTTCTCTGGTTATTCTGATATGGCGTTAGGAATGTCTAAACTCTTCGGCATTGATTTACTAAAGAATTTTAATTATCCCTATTTCTCAAGAGACATAGCTGAGTTTTGGCGTCGCTGGCATATATCCTTGTCCTCCTGGTTTAGAGATTATGTATATATTCCACTAGGAGGAAGCAAAGGAAGCAAACTAAAACAAGTACGAAATGTTTTTGTTATTTTCTTATTGAGTGGCTTTTGGCATGGGGCTAATTGGACCTTTATAGCATGGGGATTAATCAATGCATTGTATTTTTTACCCTTATTATTATTAAATAAAAACCGTTCTAATATAGAAACGGTTAACTTAGAATGGAATTTAAGTTCCATAAAAGTAGTTTGGAATATTTTAGTTACTTTCGGGTTAAGTTGTTTGGCTTGGATATTTTTTAGAGCAAATTCGATTGAAATTGCTTTCGATTACATTGCTCGGATTTTTACTAATCGTACTTTTATACCACAATATTTAGAAAACGAAAGATACAGTTATGAAATACTAGGGATGATATTACTTTTTGTTCTGGTTGAATGGAATTCCAAAACTAAAATTGAACCGATTTCGGGCGGCTATAGTTGGGTGAAAGTTGTACTCTGCTTAGTTGCTTTGTTGGTATTAGGGACCTATTCTGATTACAAAGAATTTATTTATTTTCAATTTTAA
- the neuC gene encoding UDP-N-acetylglucosamine 2-epimerase yields the protein MNIKKILFLTGTRADFGKIKSLISILDTHQAFEVFVFVTGMHLQREYGYTLIEIERCNFKNVHTFENHTHETTMDLTLAKTIEGLSSFCKKVNPDLIVIHGDRVETLAGAIVGSLNNILVAHIEGGELSGTVDELIRHSVSKLSHIHFVSNDDAAKRLLQMGEMETSIFNIGSPDIDIMFSDSLPSLEKVKSYYDINFKKFAIVMFHPVTTEVTEMEQYAKNFVNCILNDTHDYIVIYPNNDLGSQCIIKEYERLKNNPKFRVFPSLRFEYFLTLLKNSQFIIGNSSAGIREAPYYGIPIINIGTRQQNRVIHADIINVNYKNENINKALKNIDSYQVQEAKSNFGQGNSTTLFLNSILNSDIWKINHQKQFRDN from the coding sequence ATGAATATAAAAAAAATCTTATTTTTAACTGGAACGCGTGCTGATTTTGGTAAAATAAAATCATTGATTTCTATTCTGGATACACATCAAGCTTTTGAAGTTTTTGTTTTTGTAACCGGTATGCATTTGCAAAGAGAATATGGTTATACGCTAATTGAAATTGAAAGATGCAATTTCAAAAACGTACATACTTTTGAAAATCATACCCATGAGACAACAATGGATTTAACACTAGCAAAAACAATTGAAGGATTATCAAGTTTTTGTAAAAAAGTGAACCCTGATTTAATTGTAATCCACGGTGACCGAGTTGAAACACTTGCCGGGGCAATTGTAGGTTCTCTAAATAATATTTTAGTGGCTCATATTGAAGGTGGTGAATTATCAGGAACTGTTGATGAATTAATTAGACATAGCGTAAGTAAACTAAGCCATATACATTTTGTCTCAAATGATGATGCCGCTAAGCGATTGCTTCAAATGGGAGAGATGGAAACTTCCATTTTTAATATAGGCTCACCTGATATTGACATTATGTTTTCAGATTCGCTTCCTAGTTTAGAGAAAGTGAAGTCCTATTATGATATTAATTTTAAGAAATTTGCCATTGTAATGTTTCATCCCGTGACAACTGAAGTTACTGAAATGGAACAATATGCTAAGAATTTTGTAAATTGTATTTTAAATGACACGCATGATTATATTGTAATATATCCTAATAATGATTTAGGAAGTCAATGTATCATAAAGGAGTATGAAAGGTTGAAAAATAATCCAAAGTTTAGGGTTTTTCCTTCTCTACGGTTTGAGTATTTTTTAACCTTACTTAAAAATTCTCAATTCATAATAGGAAACAGTAGTGCAGGAATTAGGGAAGCTCCCTATTACGGAATTCCAATTATTAATATAGGTACGCGTCAACAAAACAGGGTAATTCATGCGGATATTATTAATGTCAATTATAAAAATGAAAACATCAATAAAGCATTAAAAAATATCGATTCATACCAAGTTCAAGAAGCAAAATCTAATTTTGGACAAGGAAATAGTACCACTTTATTTCTAAACTCCATTCTAAATAGCGATATTTGGAAAATAAATCATCAAAAACAGTTTAGAGATAATTAA